GACCCGCGGCCCATGGTCGCCGGACGCCCAGCACGCGGGTCCGCCCTCGGCGCTGCTCGGGCACGTGATCGAGCGGTGCGAGCCGCGTCCTGGGTTCCAGGTCGGCCGGGTGGCGGTCGATATTCTCGGTCCGGTGCCGCTGGCGCCGCTGACGGCGGCGGCGCGCGTCGTCCGTCCCGGACGCAGCGTCGAACTCATCGAGGCGACGCTGTCCACCGAGCGCGGGCCGGTGATGCGGGCGAACGCCTGGCGGTTCAAGCTGTCCGAACCGGAATTGCCGCTGCCGGAACGCTTCTTGCCGACCGGCACCCGCCCCGGTCCGGAGCAGGTGGAGGCCCCCGAGCCGTTCCCGTCCACCCAGCCGATCGGCTTCCACACCGCTATCGATTACCGCTTCGTCAGCGGGTCCTTCGCCGAACCCGGCCCGGCGATCTGCTGGATCCGGATCAAGCACCCGATCGTCGCGGGCACCGAACCGAGCCCGCTGGAGCGCACCCTCGCGGCCGCGGATTCCGGCAACGGCGTCAGCGCGATCCTGGACTGGTCGAAGTACCTGTTCATCAACACCGACCTGACGGTCACCCTGCACCGCCAGCCCGCGGGCGAATGGGTCTGCCTCGACGCCGTCACCTACCCCCAACCCCATGGCATAGGTATGGCCGAATCGGCGCTCTACGACGAAAAGGGCCCCCTGGGCCGCAGCACGCAAACCCTCTTCCTCGGCACCCGATAACCGAGGCAGACCCACTCGGCGTTCGTCGCCGACGCGCTCACGGACGGGTGGAGATCGACTGACCGCTCCAGTCGTCCACAGATCGGCCCGCTGAGTGCATGGCAGTGTGGGCACCATGTCACGTCGACTGCGAAACATCCGCAAGCGCTTTGCGATTCGGCCGTGTGGGGCGGCAACCGTTGCTCTGCTCGCCCTCGCCCTCGTAACGTCCGGCTGCAACGAACCGGGTGCGGTGGACATGAAAGTCGGCGAGTGCGGCTTTTTCACGCCGGGCCAAGCGAACCGTGCGTGGGAGGTACAGCGGCGCAGTTGCACCGACCCCGAGGCTGCGCTGGTCGTCGTGCGAGGTGCCTCGACGGTTGATTGTGCTGACCTTTCGTTCAGCTGGTCCGGCCGGGGGAGCCAGAAGCTCAACGTCTGCACCCACTTGAATGCCCAGGTCGGGGACTGCTTCAACAACCCGAAGAACCAGTATTCGCACCTCGTCCGTTTGCGGAAAGTGCCGTGCTCGACGCCCGAGGCGTACCAGGTGAATACCCGCGTCGAGGGCGACGATTACGGCGTCTGCAAAGCTACGAACAGCAAATACGGCCAGACCGCCGACATCGTGCACAAGCAGCCGCCGGTGTCGTTCTGCCTGCATCGCGTCGGATCCTGACGACGCTGCCTGCGCAGCGGCTCATGTCCGGTGGCGCGCACCTCGCTCAAGGACGGGTCGAGATCTGCTGGACGCCCCAGCCGTTGCCGTCGGGGTCGGTGAAGAAGAAGAAACCGACGTTGTCCAGGGGGTCGGGCATGGGGGTCGGGTTTTCGCCGAGGACCTGGATTTCGGTGACTTCGACGCCACGGGAGGTCAGTTCCTCATGGGCCTTGCGCAGATCGTTGACCACGAGTTGCAGGCCCTGCTGGGAGCCGGGGGTCATGTCGGGTATCGCGCCCTTGCCGATCACGATCGAGCAGCCGGAGCCCGGCGGAGTGAGTTGCACGATGCGGACGTTGTCGTCGATCTTGGTGTCGTGGTCTACGGCGAAGTCCAGCTTCTCGGCGTAGAACCGCTTCGCGCGGTCGATATCCGACACAGGCACGATCACGACCTCGAGCGTCCAGTTCACGGTGCTTCCTTTCGGCAGTCTGCGGTGTTCGTACCAGTGCGGACCGGTTACGGCGGGGAAATTCATCGGCGCGCTAGCGCCGCACCCAGCGCCAGGCGAACTCGTCCGGCGCGGGCGGAGGTCCCGGGAGTTCACCGTCCGCGCTCATTCCGGCCAGCAGCATGGCGAGTACCCGGCGGCGCAGCTGGGCGGTGCGCTCCGGGCTGGGCAGCGTGATGGCCGCGCAGGATTCCAAGATCAGGCCGAGGTCCTGCGGTGTGACGTCCGGGCGCAGCTTGCCGGAGGCATGCGCGCGGCGCACGATCTCCGCGGTCGCCTCGCCGGAGCGGGTGACGTCGGGCAGCATCGATTCGTCAGGGGTGAAGGTGCCGGCGAGATGCACGGTGAGCGAGTGCACGTCGGCGTCGACCACCCGCTCCAGGAAGCCGACCAGGGCGCGCCAGCCGTCCGGGTCCTCCAGCGCCGCTTCGGCTTCCGCGTTGTACCGGCGCAGACCGTCGTGACAGAGCGTACGTAGCAGCACTTCCTTGCTGGGATAGCGCCGGTAGAGCGCGCTGATCCCGACGCCGGCGCGTTCGGCGACGGCGGAGATCGGAGCCGTGGCGTCGGCGAGGAACACCGCGCGGGCGGCCTCCAGGATCAAGCCGTCGTTACGGGCGGCCTGCGCCTTGCGGCCGGGCAGGCCCTTCTGAGCTGGGGCATCGGATGTCTTCGGCATGCTCCGAGAATAGCACTTGAACGGAATGATCCGTTCTGTTACTGTTCAAACAGAACAGAGCATTCCGTTTCAAAGGAGCGAGCACATGACCGCCATCACCCCCTTCCGCATCGACATCGACCAGGCCGACCTGGACGACCTGCATGATCGCCTGGCCCGCACCCGCTGGGCGGAGCAGATCCCCGGCTCGGGCGACACCTACGGGGTGAGCGTCGATCGGGTGCGCCACCTGGTCGGCTACTGGCGCGACGGGTTCGACTGGCGCGCGGTCGAGCGGGCACTGAACGCGTACCCGCAGTTCACCACCGAGATCGACGGCCAGAACATCCACTTCCTGCACGTGAAATCCGCTCGGGACAACGCGTTCCCGCTGATCCTCACGCACGGCTGGCCGGGCACTTTCGTCGAATTCGTCGGCGTCATCGAGCCGCTCACCGCGGCCGGGTTCGATCTGGTGATCCCCTCCGTGCCCGGGTACGGGTTCTCCGGCCCCACCACCGAGGCGGGCTGGAACGACGCGCGGATCGCCCGCGCCTGGGCGGAGCTGATGCGGCGGCTCGGCTACACCCGCTACGGGGCGGTGGGCAACGACGGAGGGGCGCAGATCTCGCCGGAACTCGGGCGCGTGGCGCCGGAGCAGGTGGTCGGCGTGCACGTGACGCAGGTGTACTCCTTCCCCTCCGGCGATCCGGCGGAGCTGGCCGACCTCGACGAGGACGAGCAGCGGTCGCTGGCCACCCTGGACTGGTTCGTGAAGAACAAGATGGGCTTCAACGTGCTGCAATCGCAGCAGCCGCAGACGCTGGCGCACGCGATCACCGATTCGCCCGCCGGGCTGGTCGGCTGGAACGGCCAGCTGCTGGGTCCGGATCTGGACGACGACTTCGTGCTGACCAACATCGCGATCCACTGGCTCACCGGCACCGCGGGTTCGGCGATCCGGCACTACTTCGAGAAGGACAAGGCCGAGCACCCTGCCACGCCGTCCACGGTTCCGCTCGCGCTGTGCGGCTCCACCGGCGATTTCCACGGCATCCGCCGCTTCGCCGAGCGCGACCACAACATCGTGTCGTGGCGCACGCACGACGTGTTCACCCACTACCTGCACCACGTGGCGCCCGCGCTCATGGCGGAGGAGATCACGAAGTTCTTCGACCCGCTGCGCTGAGACAGTCTCTTATGGCATCGAGACTCACGGCCATGGTTCGTCTCGTTCTCCGCTGATGTACTGAATCCACAAGAACACAACAGCTTTCGAACCAGAGGAGAAACCATTGAAGATCGCGGTCTTCGGAGCCACCGGTACGGTCGGTCGTCTCGTCGTCGAGCGGGCGCTGCGGGAGGGGCACGAGGTGACGGCCTTCACCCGCAGCGCCGCGGGCGTCGCGCAGCGGCACGAGCGGCTGCGGGTCGTGGAAGGCGATGTGCTGGACACGCATTCCGTGCAGCGCGCGGTGGAGGGGCAGGACGCGGTGCTGATCTCGCTCGGCAACGGCCGCAAGGGCGTGGTCCGCGCGGAAGGCACCAAGGCGATCATCGCCGCGATGAACCGCACGGGTGTCGAGCGGCTGATCTGCCAGACGACGCTCGGCGTGGGCGACAGCCGGGGCAACCTGAACTTCCTGTGGAAGTACGTGATGTTCGGGCTGCTGCTGCGGCCGGCCTACGCCGACCACGTCCAGCAGGAGAAGTACGTCGAGGCCAGCGATCTGGACTGGACGATCGTGCGGCCGAGCGCCTTCACCGACGGACCGGCCACCGGCAGCTACCGGCGCGGATTCCCGGCGGGCGAGCGCGGTCTCACCTTGAAGATCGCCCGTGCCGACATCGCCGACTTCATGGTCGAGCAACTGACCGACACCACTTACCTCCGCCAGGCGCCTGGCATCTCGAACTGAGCGCACCGTGCGGCGGCCGGGAAGCGGTCTCAGGCGTGCTCGTGCAGGTCGCCCCAGGCCGGGAAGGGATCGGGATACTCCGCCCACGCGCCCGGCCCCTCGGCGAACTCCGCATCGGTGAGCAGCGCGCCGTCCAGCAACGCGCGCACGTTGTCGCAATCCAGTTTGATTCCGATGAACACGATCTCCTGCCCCGGCGGCACCTCCAGTGACGACCACCAGGCGGCGGGTTCGAAGACCAGGTTCGGCCCCGCTTGCGACCACACCGCGGCCAGCGTCGAGCGGCTCGCGATCCAGCAGAAACCTTTGCTGCGCAG
Above is a genomic segment from Nocardia sputorum containing:
- a CDS encoding LppU/SCO3897 family protein — its product is MSRRLRNIRKRFAIRPCGAATVALLALALVTSGCNEPGAVDMKVGECGFFTPGQANRAWEVQRRSCTDPEAALVVVRGASTVDCADLSFSWSGRGSQKLNVCTHLNAQVGDCFNNPKNQYSHLVRLRKVPCSTPEAYQVNTRVEGDDYGVCKATNSKYGQTADIVHKQPPVSFCLHRVGS
- a CDS encoding epoxide hydrolase family protein, whose protein sequence is MTAITPFRIDIDQADLDDLHDRLARTRWAEQIPGSGDTYGVSVDRVRHLVGYWRDGFDWRAVERALNAYPQFTTEIDGQNIHFLHVKSARDNAFPLILTHGWPGTFVEFVGVIEPLTAAGFDLVIPSVPGYGFSGPTTEAGWNDARIARAWAELMRRLGYTRYGAVGNDGGAQISPELGRVAPEQVVGVHVTQVYSFPSGDPAELADLDEDEQRSLATLDWFVKNKMGFNVLQSQQPQTLAHAITDSPAGLVGWNGQLLGPDLDDDFVLTNIAIHWLTGTAGSAIRHYFEKDKAEHPATPSTVPLALCGSTGDFHGIRRFAERDHNIVSWRTHDVFTHYLHHVAPALMAEEITKFFDPLR
- a CDS encoding TetR/AcrR family transcriptional regulator, which codes for MPKTSDAPAQKGLPGRKAQAARNDGLILEAARAVFLADATAPISAVAERAGVGISALYRRYPSKEVLLRTLCHDGLRRYNAEAEAALEDPDGWRALVGFLERVVDADVHSLTVHLAGTFTPDESMLPDVTRSGEATAEIVRRAHASGKLRPDVTPQDLGLILESCAAITLPSPERTAQLRRRVLAMLLAGMSADGELPGPPPAPDEFAWRWVRR
- a CDS encoding VOC family protein — its product is MNWTLEVVIVPVSDIDRAKRFYAEKLDFAVDHDTKIDDNVRIVQLTPPGSGCSIVIGKGAIPDMTPGSQQGLQLVVNDLRKAHEELTSRGVEVTEIQVLGENPTPMPDPLDNVGFFFFTDPDGNGWGVQQISTRP
- a CDS encoding thioesterase family protein, producing the protein MSDAFYLPDPAQPDRFLSTELTRGPWSPDAQHAGPPSALLGHVIERCEPRPGFQVGRVAVDILGPVPLAPLTAAARVVRPGRSVELIEATLSTERGPVMRANAWRFKLSEPELPLPERFLPTGTRPGPEQVEAPEPFPSTQPIGFHTAIDYRFVSGSFAEPGPAICWIRIKHPIVAGTEPSPLERTLAAADSGNGVSAILDWSKYLFINTDLTVTLHRQPAGEWVCLDAVTYPQPHGIGMAESALYDEKGPLGRSTQTLFLGTR
- a CDS encoding NAD(P)-dependent oxidoreductase, which gives rise to MKIAVFGATGTVGRLVVERALREGHEVTAFTRSAAGVAQRHERLRVVEGDVLDTHSVQRAVEGQDAVLISLGNGRKGVVRAEGTKAIIAAMNRTGVERLICQTTLGVGDSRGNLNFLWKYVMFGLLLRPAYADHVQQEKYVEASDLDWTIVRPSAFTDGPATGSYRRGFPAGERGLTLKIARADIADFMVEQLTDTTYLRQAPGISN